The DNA region CGGCGGCCACACTCGCGCTGCGCACACAGCAGGTGATTGCGTGTGAGAGCGGCGTGACGAACGTGGTGGATCCCCTGGGCGGGTCCTACTTCATCGAGAAGTTGACGCTGGATATGGAAGAGGGCGCCTACAAGTACTTCGACGCCATCGACCGCATGGGCGGCATGGTGGCGGCAGTGGAGGCCGGCTTCCCGCAGCGCGAAATCGCCGAGGCGTCGTACCGGTATCAGCAGTCGGTGGAACGCGGCGAGAAGATCGTCGTGGGCGTCAATGGGTATGTGGACCGCGATGAGCCGCCGTTCCCCATTCTCTACATCGACGACCAGGCGTCCGACATGCAGATGGCGCGGCTCAAGACGCTGCGTGAGACCCGCGATAACGCGCGTGTGGCTGTCACGCTGGAGGCCCTCAAGGAGGCCGCGCGCGGCGCCGACAACACCATGTATCCGCTGCTCGATTGTGTGCGGGCCTACGCGACGGTCGGAGAGATGTGTGATGCGCTCCGCGAGGTGTGGGGCGAATACGAAGAGGTCCCGTCAATCTAATGCGAACTATTCGTGTCGTGATCGCCAAACCCGGATTGGACGGCCACGACCGTGGCGCCAAGGTCATCGCCCGTGCGCTGCGTGACGCGGGCATGGAAGTGATTTACACCGGCCTGCGCCAGACGCCGGAAAAAATCGTGGCGGCCGCCTTGCAGGAGGATGCCGATGTCATCGGACTGTCCATCCTCAGCGGCGCGCACATGCACATCTGCCCGCGCGTCATGGCCCTGCTCAAGGAAAAGGGCCTGGACCACGTGAAGGTGGTGGTGGGCGGCATCATTCCCGACGTGGACCGCGAAAAACTGCAGGCCATGGGCATTGCTGGTATCTTCCTTCCGGGCACCCCGATGCAGACGATTGTGGATTTCATCAACCAGCATGTGCAGCCGCGGGCCGAGGTGGTGTAGCCGATGGCCACGCTCTTGCTCGCCGACGATAGCGTGACGATTCAGCGCGTCATTGAGCTGACGTTTGCCGACGAGGGCATTCGCGTCATCTCGGTCAGCGACGGCCAGAGCGCCATTGCGCACCTCAACGCCGAAAGTCCGGACATCGTGCTGGCGGATGTCGGCATGCCCGACGTCGATGGGTACCAGGTGGCCGCGCACGTCAAACACACACCGGCGCTGGCGCACGTGCCGGTGCTGCTGCTGACCGGTGCCTTTGAGCCGATCGACGAACCGCGGGCCCGCGCCACCGGTTGTGAGGGTGTGCTCGTCAAGCCGTTTGAACCGAGGCATCTGATACGGACGGTGCGCAGCCTGCTGTTTGGGCAGAAGCCCGCCGACTTGTGGCCGGCAGACATGCCCAGGGTGGAGATTCGCACCGAGCGCCCCGCGCCCGCGCCCGCGCCGGCGCCAGAACCGCCGGCGCCCACGCCGGAGCCGCCGGCCCCTGCGCCCGTGCCCATGCTCAGAATGGTGCCGCCGCCAGAGCCTGCGCGGGTGGAGGAGAGTGAGCCGATCTCCGAGCCAATCCCTGAGCCGATTGAAGAACCGGCGCCGATCACGTTGTCTGTGCCCTACGAAGCGGATTCGGATCCCGATCTCGCCATCGCGCTCGCGCGACTGGAGTTTGTGGCCGCGCCCGACCCTGACCTTCCGCCAGACATTCACGTGCTCGCCGCTTCGCCCGACGGTGATGCGGCGCCAAGTGTGGAGTGGGACCTTTCAGCCGCGACCACACCCATCGTCGCTCCGGCCGCTGCACCCGTGCTGGTGATGTCGTCGCCGGCTCCGGCGCCCGGGCGCGAGACGCCGACGCCCCCGGCCGAACCGATGTCACTGGCGGCCGTGTTTTCCGCGCTGCTCGCAGCCGAACGCAAAGGTACCGACACGCGTCCCGAGCCGATTGTCGGCGCAGCGTTGTCCGAGGCCCACGTTGAAGAAGTGGTGCAGCGCGTGGTCAGCCGTATGACCGATGAACTGGTACGGAAGATCGTGCTGGAGACCGCCGAACGGCTCATCCGCGAGGAGATTGATCGGATCAAGTCGTAGCCGGCTGTCCTCGATAAGTTCATGGTTCCTGAAAAACCCGTCCTTGAAGGACTTGAAGAGAAGTGGCGCGTCCGTTGGGATGCCGGCGATACCTATGGGTTCGATCGGCAGGCCCCGCGCGCGTCGGTGTTTGCCATCGACACGCCGCCGCCCACCGTCAGCGGCTCGCTGCACGTGGGGCATGTGTTTTCGTACACGCACACCGACGTCATCGCGCGATATCAGCGCATGCGCGGCAAGGCCGTGTTCTACCCAATGGGGTGGGACGACAACGGGCTGCCCACCGAACGGCGCGTGCAGAATTACTATGGCGTGCGATGTGATCCCGCGCTGCCGTACGACCCGTCGTTTACGCCGCCGACCACACCGGGCAAACAGCCCATCTCGGTCTCGCGGCCCAACTTCGTGGAGTTGTGCGAACGCCTGACCGGCGAAGACGAAGTGGTCTTCGAACGTCTGTGGCGGCACCTCGGCCTGTCTGTGGACTGGTCGATGACCTACGCCACGATCAGCGCGCCCACGAGGCGCGTGTCGCAGCTCGCGTTTCTGCGATTGGTGCAGCGCGACCTGGCGTACCAGCTCGAAGCGCCGACGCTGTGGGACGTGGACTTCCGCACCGCCGTCGCGCAGGCCGAACTCGAAGACCGCGAAATGCCGGGTGCGTACCATCGCATTCGTTTCGCGCGCGCTGACGGCGGCTTCGTCGAGGTGGATACGACCCGGCCCGAGTTGCTACCCGCGTGTGTCGCCCTGGTCGCGCATCCAGACGATGAGCGGTATCAGGCGCTGTTTGGGAAAGAGGTGCTGACACCGTTGTTTGGTGTGCCGGTGCCTGTGAGAGCACATCCGCTGGCCGACCCGGAAAAGGGCAGCGGCGTGGCGATGATCTGCACCTTCGGCGACATCACCGACGTCACATGGTGGCGCGAGTTGAGCCTGCCCGTGCGCGCGGTGATTCAGGCAAACGGCACGTTCCGCCCGGTGACATGGGGCGCCGACGGTTGGGAATCCCGCGACGCCGCTTCGGCACAAGCACGCTACGACAAAATTGCCGGGCTGTCGGCGGTCAAAGCCCGCGCGGGTGTGGTGGAGTTGCTGCGCGAGAGCGGCGACCTG from Acidobacteriota bacterium includes:
- a CDS encoding cobalamin B12-binding domain-containing protein yields the protein MRTIRVVIAKPGLDGHDRGAKVIARALRDAGMEVIYTGLRQTPEKIVAAALQEDADVIGLSILSGAHMHICPRVMALLKEKGLDHVKVVVGGIIPDVDREKLQAMGIAGIFLPGTPMQTIVDFINQHVQPRAEVV
- a CDS encoding response regulator, whose amino-acid sequence is MATLLLADDSVTIQRVIELTFADEGIRVISVSDGQSAIAHLNAESPDIVLADVGMPDVDGYQVAAHVKHTPALAHVPVLLLTGAFEPIDEPRARATGCEGVLVKPFEPRHLIRTVRSLLFGQKPADLWPADMPRVEIRTERPAPAPAPAPEPPAPTPEPPAPAPVPMLRMVPPPEPARVEESEPISEPIPEPIEEPAPITLSVPYEADSDPDLAIALARLEFVAAPDPDLPPDIHVLAASPDGDAAPSVEWDLSAATTPIVAPAAAPVLVMSSPAPAPGRETPTPPAEPMSLAAVFSALLAAERKGTDTRPEPIVGAALSEAHVEEVVQRVVSRMTDELVRKIVLETAERLIREEIDRIKS